GGAGAAGTCCACGAGAACCCGCGCGAGATCCTCGCCTACACCGCGCTGCACGGGCTGCCGCGACTGCTGGGAGCCGTGATGGTTGGGGCCATCTTTGCCAAGGTCATCTCGACCGCCAACAACTACCTCTTCTCGCCCGCGACCAACCTCATCAACGATGTCTTCGTGCGCTACCTGCGGCCCGACGCCTCGCACCGCAGCGTGCTGCTGGTCAGCCGGGTGCTCGTGGTCTTCCTCGGCCTGTGGTCGCTGGCGCAGTCGCTGGGAACCCACTCGGTGCTCGAAAAGGCGCTCTACGCCTATACGATCTACTCGGCCGCGCTGACGCCGGTGATCCTGGCGGCGTTCTTCTGGAGGCGTGCGACGGCGGCGGGAGCCGTGACCAGCATTGCTGTGGGCACCTTCGTCACAGTGCTGTGGGACACGCACTTCATCCACACGCACCTGCCGCCCGCCATCGCCGAGCGCGACGCGATCTTCCCCGCTCTGGTGGGATCGCTGCTCTGCCTCGGGCTGGTAAGCCTGATGACGAAGCCGCCAAGCGAAGCCCAGCTAGCTCCCTTCGCGGAGTAGTCACCACAGTAAAAAGAGCACGGCCCCGGATAAATCCGGGGCCGTGCTCTTTGCTGCTGCGGTTGAGTTTAGAAGAACAGCTTCGCGGCGAACTGCATCTGACGCGGGCCGTAGAGGCTGTTGTTGGTGCCCGAGGGTGCCCCGAAGGCGCTCAGACCGGTTCCGCTGTAGGGCGCGATGCAGCCCTGGAACGTGGAGCCAGTCGGTGCGCTCGTAACATTGCACTTCAGGGTTCCAGAGGAGGAGCCCGACGCGAGATACTGCGAGTAGGTTCCGTTCACACCCGTGATGATGGTGTGGTTGAGCAGGTTGAAGGCGTCCGCCGTAACCTGCATGTACATGCGGCGGTAGATCGGAATATCGCGCGCAACCCGGAAGTCGAAGTTGTTGAACCCCGGCCCGTAGATGCTGTTGCGTCCGATCTGGGGAGGACGTCCGGTGGTCGCCGAACCCGAGCTGGAGCTCATGGCGCCGCCATAGATGTTGCCGTCGGCTCCATAGCTCGTTCCCGTACCGGAGTAGACCGTGCCGCTCATCCCAAGGAAGATCGGCTGGCCGCCCGACGCGATAAAGCCGCCCGAGAAGGTGAAGTCGTCGACGAGGTGCTTGACGATCTTGTTACCCTCGAAGATCTGCGGCTTGTAGACGAAGCTGAGGGTGAAGCGATTGCGGATGTCGGTATCCGACGGGCCGTTATCGCGGCGAACGTTATTCGGATCGAGCGGTGTGTCGCCGCCGTAGAAGGTTCCATTGGTTCCCTGAACCTGGCCCGTATCGGTCGCACGCGCCCAGGTATAGTTCGCCAGCACCTCGAGTCCGTTGCTGAAGGGACGACGAACCGTTGCCGCGAGCGAGTTATACCAGGTGTTGGCGATGCTGAAGCCGGTGTTGATCGAGGTGATCGCCGAGCTGCGGCGGTCGCTCTGCAGGTAGACCGGCACCGTCAACTGCTTGATGACCTTGTTGCTGGAGTCGGTGACGTTGTAGCTGGCCGTTCCATGGGGCGTCTGCCCGATGAGGTTAGCATCGACGAAGACCGGCAGGCGCAGAGCGCGGGTTCCGACGTAGCCGACCGAGAGGGTCATCTTGCCGGGCAGAGCCTGCTCCACGCTCAGGTCAGCCTCGTGCGCCAGCGGCGGAACGAAGTTGGGGTCCAGACCGTGGAAGCTCTGAGAACCCAGGATCGCGGGGCCATTGACCGAGGGAGCCGTGCCGCCGGTAGGAAAGAGCGCCGACGAGAGCGGAGGACCGGTGACGGGGAACGGCACGAGGGGATACTGCAGGCTGTTGCTGGCGCTGGGAACCGTCGTACACCGCGGCTTGGGGTTCGCAGTCGTCGGAGCGCCGACCGAGCTCTGGCATCCCGTGTAGTTGTAGTTCACCTGAACGACACCGTTCTCAACCCGCATAGCGTAGTAGGTGCTGCCCTGGTTGAGCGCGGAGAACATACCGTAACCGCCGCGAACCACCGTGCCGGAGCCGCCGTAGGGAGTCCAGCTAAAGCCGATGCGAGGCTGAACGCGGTCGGTCACATTCTTGATCGTGCCGCTATACTGCGTCGAGATCGGGGCGAAGTTGTTGTTGACGAGGCCCGGTGCGGGGGTCAACTGGATGTCGTAACGGAGGCCGACCGTCAGGGTCAAGTTGGGTGTGACCCTCCAGGTGTCTTCGGCGAAGCCGTCGAACATCTTCATCCAGAAGTCGTCCTTACCCTGCGTTCCCGGAGCAGTGTTCACGATGTCGATCGTCTGGACGAACGTGTTGTAGTGATATCCGGCGTAAGGATCGGTGTTACCTGCCTGACCCGCGAAGGCGTCCTGGATCCAGTCCTGGAAGTTGAGCGTGGGGGTGGAGTCGCCGTAGCTGTAGACACCGCCGCCCTGGAAGAGATTGATCATGACCTCGTGAACGAGGTTGACGTCGCCTCCGAACTTGAGGGTGTGATGTCCCTTGGTGGTGGAAAAGACATCGGTGAACTGGGTGCGGTGCTCGTCCGGCTCGGCCACGCGGGGCAGAGCGTTGGGCATACCGAAGGTGACGACGCCTGTTGCCACACTGGGCCCGGAGGCATAGGCACCAGCAGTCTCAAGATCGCGTCCGTACTGGAAGTGAACCTGGTTGACCGAGGACTTGCCGATCTGGGTGGTGAGTCCGGCTACCAGGAAACGCTCGTGGTAGCTGGTGGGACCGTTGGTGCTGGGCGAGCTGTTGGAGAAGGTAGGAGCCGGGCTATAACCGTAAGAGCTGTCGTAGTCCGCGAAATTGTAGTCCACGAACGCATCGTTTCGGCTGTTGATGTGAGCATCCAGACGGGGGAAGAAGAGGTTCTGCTTCTGGAAGCGCGAGGGCGGCGTCTGGCCGGGAGCGATGTTAGCTACGTTCAGCAGGAACGCGATACCGTTGTTACACTGCGCCGCGGTGATGGTCGCGGGGCACTGCGTCGGCGTCACCAGGGTGGTCGCCGAGGTGCCCGCTGGCGGCGCAACCACAGCCGAAGGCGTCAGCGAGATGTAGTTCGTATCGGAGTAAAGCGCGCGGCCGACCTTACGGAAGCCGTCATAAGTGAAGAAGAAAAAGAGACGATCCTTGATGATCGGTCCGCCAATGGAGCCGCCGAACTGCTGCTGCTGATGGACGGGCTGGGTCAGCAGGAAGGGCGTGGCTCC
This is a stretch of genomic DNA from Granulicella sp. WH15. It encodes these proteins:
- a CDS encoding TonB-dependent receptor translates to MNFKRFKTLAITAIFAAAAHSALPQTSGVGNITGTVTDTSGAVVPGASVVVIDTDTGVTRNLTTNGAGEYNASFLQPGHYEVILGGGSFGKVDRKNLLLTVGQTLSIDAALSAGSVATQVEVTSAAPLVDTDKTEVSQTIGAALIANLPIASRNWSAFVLNTPNVTQDGGSGLVSFHGISGLYNQNYVDGSNNNQMLFSEARGRASGAPYVYSIDSIKEFQAETSNYSVEFGQAAGGQVNAITKSGTNQFHGDAFYYLRYPTLNALDPYSKFQALHNGATPFLLTQPVHQQQQFGGSIGGPIIKDRLFFFFTYDGFRKVGRALYSDTNYISLTPSAVVAPPAGTSATTLVTPTQCPATITAAQCNNGIAFLLNVANIAPGQTPPSRFQKQNLFFPRLDAHINSRNDAFVDYNFADYDSSYGYSPAPTFSNSSPSTNGPTSYHERFLVAGLTTQIGKSSVNQVHFQYGRDLETAGAYASGPSVATGVVTFGMPNALPRVAEPDEHRTQFTDVFSTTKGHHTLKFGGDVNLVHEVMINLFQGGGVYSYGDSTPTLNFQDWIQDAFAGQAGNTDPYAGYHYNTFVQTIDIVNTAPGTQGKDDFWMKMFDGFAEDTWRVTPNLTLTVGLRYDIQLTPAPGLVNNNFAPISTQYSGTIKNVTDRVQPRIGFSWTPYGGSGTVVRGGYGMFSALNQGSTYYAMRVENGVVQVNYNYTGCQSSVGAPTTANPKPRCTTVPSASNSLQYPLVPFPVTGPPLSSALFPTGGTAPSVNGPAILGSQSFHGLDPNFVPPLAHEADLSVEQALPGKMTLSVGYVGTRALRLPVFVDANLIGQTPHGTASYNVTDSSNKVIKQLTVPVYLQSDRRSSAITSINTGFSIANTWYNSLAATVRRPFSNGLEVLANYTWARATDTGQVQGTNGTFYGGDTPLDPNNVRRDNGPSDTDIRNRFTLSFVYKPQIFEGNKIVKHLVDDFTFSGGFIASGGQPIFLGMSGTVYSGTGTSYGADGNIYGGAMSSSSGSATTGRPPQIGRNSIYGPGFNNFDFRVARDIPIYRRMYMQVTADAFNLLNHTIITGVNGTYSQYLASGSSSGTLKCNVTSAPTGSTFQGCIAPYSGTGLSAFGAPSGTNNSLYGPRQMQFAAKLFF